The genomic window TACTAGAATCTGGAGCATACTTTGGCGGCGGAACTCTAGTGAGTTTAAAACATGGCGAATATAGATTAAGCAAAGATATAGATTTTCTCTGTTCCTCTGGTACTGGCTATCGATGGCTACGACAAAACATAGACGAAAATCAATATAATGCCTTATTTAATACACAAAAGAATCTCAAATTTCCGAGAGAAATGAAATCTGACCAGTACGGGGTAAGATTTGCCATTATGGTTGATGAAACTCTGCTAAAATTTGAAATTATTAGGGAAGGACGTATCGAATTGGGAGACCCAGATTATCCCACTTGGTCGCCCGTACCATGCTTAAATGAAATTGATAGTTTTGCTGAAAAACTTTTAGCCAACTCCGACAGATGGAACGATTCTTCAGTAGATTCGAGAGATTTAATCGATTTGGCTATCCAAAGGCTCAAGTCTCCAATTCCGGTAGAAGCTATTGAGAAAGCAGAGACAGCCTATCCCGTAATTGAACCTTTAAAAAAAGCGATATCTTCTTTTCAAAATAACCCTGCTTATCGAGACAAATGTTTTACTGCTTTGCGAATCATCAACCCCAGTCAAATTATTGATGGGATTGATTTAATAGCGGCGGATTTATCATTAGAAAAGACAGTTAGAACACTCAGCGAAAGTTAATTACTGCAACACCAAAATACAAAGATATATTTTTTTGTAACGAACAAGCTAGGCATCGCTTATACTTTTCGGTTAATATAGCTACAAAGCGATTATCAATATCATGGCGGAAACAGGTAGAATCAGGGTTGCTAAAGATAAAGCCGATTTAGTTAAAGCGTTAACATCTTCAGATTCTAGTACAGGAACTTTTCAAACTTTTGCTGATGTAATTGTCTTTGCTGCTGCGTTGGGTGCAAAGCATAAAAAGCGCGTTCCTCTAGGGGAAATTTCTAAACGAGAACCATCACCAATCAGGTTAGAATATTTTGCTTCAGTAGGAAATGATGTGGTAATTAAATTACTGGGAATGACTGAAACTCAGGACATTAATGTTTTATCTCTTTATGAAGAAGAATATGAAACTCAACGCAACAGTATTTTTGAAGAATATGCAAATGGTGGGCTAGAGATACTTCAAAATGAGTTGCGTGGAGCAGTAGATTATTCAGAGCGAATTTTATTATTTCTTAGTTATGAACGCAATCAGAAAGATGAGAAAGAAGAGGAATTTGATCTAAGTAAATTCCTCTCCTAACTTACGTTATGTTTAATTAGTAAGAATTACTCCATCCGAGTCTGAACTTAACTGTCTTAACTACCTTTATTAATTAAGAATAGGTGGAAGTCCTACTTCTTTGGGTTCGACAAACTCACCATCAAACCCTATCGTTTTATCTTCTACAGTTCTCGCACTAGCAAAAGCCTTGCGAAGTTCCGCAATTTCCATTGGGTCTTGAAGTCCACCCAGAATATAAATCAATAACTTAGCAGCTAAATCTTTTCCAGCCACCTGTACCCGTTTTTTATTTGGGTCATATAAAATCCCATACCAGAGTGACTGGGGATACTCCATACCAGAAAAGCCACCTTGCTGGTCAAACTTCCGCAACTTCTTAAAAATACTAGCTAAGGAAAAACGCTTTTTAAATACTAATAATCCTAAAGCTTGCGCTATAGCAACTTGCGCTACAGGACGGAAAAGTATATTCGCTTCACCACCACCCTTTTCAAAACTAAACCTTCTTAAAACAGGCGTATCTTCATGTTCTAAAATTTTTAAACTAGGTAGGCTTGCCAAATTATCAAAAAGTTTTCTGAATTCCTCAATTCCCTGTTCAATTTCCTCGTCTTCTGGGCGCATGGGAATTAAACCCTTCTCAAAAGGTTTCCAGTGGGGGAACTTTTGACCCAAGTATCTTTCTGACATATCTTGTAATGCTTGCAGCGTCGTTAACACCGTAGCATTCGCTGCTACTGTTGCACTGTTCCAATTAACGCGAGGGTTACGATTTGGTTTCTGTTCTAAAAGCGGATGAGTAACAGCAATTTTTCGCGCCACAATTGCAAAACCATCATCTTCATTTAGCTGTGCTAACTGACCTTTAGTTAACGGTGCAGCCATCAAGTTAACATGAACAAAAACCGAACGCACCCTCCGTCTTGCTTCAGTGCGAGTTTCCCCAGCATTCACCGCACAAATAAATTCAATCCCGATTTTTTCCTTGGGTAAGCTTTGTAAATAAGTAGGGTCTACTTGATATTGCTCTGTTAAATCTGACACGGTGATAAAACTATCATCAGCCGCTTTATCTTTTTTATATCGCTGGAGTTTGCCGGTTTTGATTAACTCTATTAACCCTTGCACCCCCATTAGTCGATGTTGACCATCTAGTGCATAAATGGTGACGTTCTCTTCAGAAACACTCAGTAAACCGACTTTACCATCTTTATCTAGAGGGGTAAAATCAGTTGTAGATTTTTTCGCACGTCCTTCACTGTCCCACTCAGAAGCTTTGGGGTCATCCACCCAAGGCTGACTAATTACCACCAGCACCGGCGGAAACTTATGATTTTTTCTAGCCGCCAAATACTGAACTAACGGTGCTTGACGCGACCAGTCCAGAGGACGTTGTTGAATCTCATCGATACTATCTGCGTCAATTTCAATATTATCTGTCTCTGGATTGTACTTTTTTTGCAGTAGGGGTAAACCAGAGGCGAAGTGAACCCGACCCCCAAACCATTCTAGAGTTACAGAACCCACATAAGCCTCAGTTCCGCCCATTTGCGTCTTTTGAACTAAAATATGGT from Nostoc sp. UHCC 0870 includes these protein-coding regions:
- a CDS encoding nucleotidyl transferase AbiEii/AbiGii toxin family protein, yielding MFIKPQIEIPKQLPFLEKLCWQREGIENLTLLEMLKIYERGWHYRGVLGDLSQTETLFVQQLAQYYKSWLGVQMFERELHQIILNVLNQLNANFLLESGAYFGGGTLVSLKHGEYRLSKDIDFLCSSGTGYRWLRQNIDENQYNALFNTQKNLKFPREMKSDQYGVRFAIMVDETLLKFEIIREGRIELGDPDYPTWSPVPCLNEIDSFAEKLLANSDRWNDSSVDSRDLIDLAIQRLKSPIPVEAIEKAETAYPVIEPLKKAISSFQNNPAYRDKCFTALRIINPSQIIDGIDLIAADLSLEKTVRTLSES
- a CDS encoding DNA phosphorothioation-associated protein 4, which encodes MAETGRIRVAKDKADLVKALTSSDSSTGTFQTFADVIVFAAALGAKHKKRVPLGEISKREPSPIRLEYFASVGNDVVIKLLGMTETQDINVLSLYEEEYETQRNSIFEEYANGGLEILQNELRGAVDYSERILLFLSYERNQKDEKEEEFDLSKFLS
- a CDS encoding DGQHR domain-containing protein; this translates as MKDSASDPTSDIAREYLERENKEKQVLSLLLGSFLDKKDHILVQKTQMGGTEAYVGSVTLEWFGGRVHFASGLPLLQKKYNPETDNIEIDADSIDEIQQRPLDWSRQAPLVQYLAARKNHKFPPVLVVISQPWVDDPKASEWDSEGRAKKSTTDFTPLDKDGKVGLLSVSEENVTIYALDGQHRLMGVQGLIELIKTGKLQRYKKDKAADDSFITVSDLTEQYQVDPTYLQSLPKEKIGIEFICAVNAGETRTEARRRVRSVFVHVNLMAAPLTKGQLAQLNEDDGFAIVARKIAVTHPLLEQKPNRNPRVNWNSATVAANATVLTTLQALQDMSERYLGQKFPHWKPFEKGLIPMRPEDEEIEQGIEEFRKLFDNLASLPSLKILEHEDTPVLRRFSFEKGGGEANILFRPVAQVAIAQALGLLVFKKRFSLASIFKKLRKFDQQGGFSGMEYPQSLWYGILYDPNKKRVQVAGKDLAAKLLIYILGGLQDPMEIAELRKAFASARTVEDKTIGFDGEFVEPKEVGLPPILN